TGAATCGGGTCGTCGGATGACCGCCGTCGCAGACGAACCCACCCTCCCGGAAGGTCGCGATCCCGACGCCGCTTCGCCCGCCCCGCCCGAGTCGCGGGGCTCGCTCTTCGAGTCGCGGCTCGCGGCCGTACGCGCGGGCGATCCCCGAGAGCACGGCGAGCGAGAACTGCGTGCCGCTGCCCAGACCCGCGTGGCGCGGCAACGTCTCGCGGACCGAGACGCGCGCACCCGGCACGTCGAGGACCTCGACTGCCCGGCGCGCGTAGCGCTCGGCGTCGGGGTGGCCCGTCCGAACTCCCTCGGCGCGCTCGCAGTCGACGACCAGCCGCGGCGTTTCCAGAGCTAACCCCAAACTGCCGTAGAGGCGTTCGTGGGCGAGCGAGAGGTTCCGGAAGCCGAAGTGAAGTCGGCCGGCGGTCGTGACCCGAACTGCCATCGTCTCCCGTTGGCGGTTCCGAGGAATGGGCGTTTCGGCGGTGGCAAGCGAGCTACTCGTCGGGCCTGACGAGCATCACCGGCGTCGTGGCGTGGCGCGCGACCTTGCCCGCGACGTCGCCGAGCAGGAACTTCCCGACCGCGCTGCGCCCGCGTGCGCCCATCACGATCAGATCCATCGATTCCTCGCGCGCGTAATCGGTGATCACCTCGGCCGGGTCGCCGCTTCTGACGACGCCCTCGGCGTCCAATCCCGCCTCCCGGGCGCGCTCGACGACCACGTCGGTGAGTTCGCTGCCCGCCTCCTCGCGGCGCTGCTCCATCTCCTGGCGCTCGGGGGCATCATGTGAGAGTTCGTTGATCGCCTGTGACATGCGTCCCGTGCTCCGATCGTCGAGCACGGAGAGCGCGTGGACGGTGCTTCCGAACTGCCGGGCGATCTCGATGGAGTGGTCGACCGCCCGGTCGGCCTGCTCGCTTCCGTCGACCGGAACGAGAATCGTCTCGTACATACCAGCTACATCGACCATGCCCTACATAATTGCTGGGGCGATGGAGTGACGGGACGGTCGCCCGCGGCCAAACGCGTGAGTCGAGGCGCTACCGGCCCAGGTATCATATGAAATACATTATCTGGCCCCTTCGAGACCGTCTCGGCGGTGAACGTCGTCATGTCGGTCACGGGGACCACGGTCGCTTCCCTCGAACTGTTCGCGCTGACCTAACCGATCAGATCTCGAGCGCGCGGTCGACCGCCTCGCCGATCTCCGCTTTCGCGTCCTCGTCGAGTTCAACCAGCGGCGGTTTCACTTCCTCGGAGGGGATCACATCGCGGTGGACCAGCGCCGTCTTCGTCGCCGGGGCGAAGCCGTACTCCACGCAGAGCTCGAACAGCGGCGCGATCGCCTCGGACTGGAGTTCGGCTCCCCGCTCGTCGTCTGCGGTGTCGAGCAGTTCGGCGAAGACCTCGGGGATCACGTTGCCGAGCGCGTGGACGCCGCCGTTCGACCCCATCCGCAGCGCGGGCACCAGCAGGGTGTCGAACCCCTGCATCAACACGAACTCCTCGTGGGTCTGGCGGTCCACCGAGAGGAAATAGGACAGATCGCCGCTGGTGTCCTTCATGCCCCGGATCGAGTCGTGTTCTGCGAGCGCACCCACCGTTTCGGCGTCGATGGCGTCGCCGACGTACATCGGGATATTATAGAGGAACAGCGGCAGGGCGCTCTCGTCGGCGACCGCCTCGAAGAACCGTTGGGTGCCCTCGCGGTCGTTCGCGGTGTGGAAGTACGGCCCGACGATCGCGGCTGCGTCCGCGCCCGCGGCCTCGGCTTCCTCGATGCGCGCGAGCGTCTCGGGCACGCTCGTGCCGGCCGCGCCGGCGATCACGGGTGCGTCGCCCGAGGCCTCGACGACGGTGCTGATCACCTGACTGCGCTGTTCGGGCGCGAGACTCGCGAACTCGCCGGTGGTGCCACAGGGAAACAGCCCGTCGACGCCGCCGTCGAGAATGAACTCCGTGAGCGAGGTGAGCGCCTCCTCGTCGACCTCGCCGTCGGCAAGTGGAGTGACGATCGGGCACAGGACGCCGGTGAACGAACTGTCGAGCGTTGGCATACGTTCGGGTCCGAGGACCACGATAAAAGAACTTGCCGTCCCGGTAAGCTCACCGAACCGGCGAGGGCGTTTCCCCGTCGAAATCGAGCGGTTCGAGTTCGCCGACGGAGGCGTCCTCCCGCCCCTCCAGTACGTGTCCGACGGGTTCGGAAACCGGTAGCTCGTCGGGAACGGCGATGGGGACGCACGCCCGAGTGGGCTCGGCGCTGGTGACGATGTCGACGTACATGTCCACGAATTCGAGATCCGCGACGAGCCCCTGATGGACGAAATCCGCGTGACCGAGTCCGAGCCCGTTACCGTGGGAAGCGGGCGTGATCGAGCGCGCGTAGACCCGGGTGATGCTCGGAGAGTCGGTCGCCGGAAACGCCCGCCACCGGCAGCTATTAATCCCTCCGAATCCGCCGATTGAATATGAGTAACACGCCGCAACAGGAGCGACGTCGAGAGACGGGGGAAAAGCGCGAGGACCTACCGAGCCGCGAGGTGACCGAGGGGCCCGAGCGCGCGCCCCACCGCGCGATGTTCCGCGC
The sequence above is a segment of the Halalkalicoccus subterraneus genome. Coding sequences within it:
- a CDS encoding universal stress protein, whose translation is MYETILVPVDGSEQADRAVDHSIEIARQFGSTVHALSVLDDRSTGRMSQAINELSHDAPERQEMEQRREEAGSELTDVVVERAREAGLDAEGVVRSGDPAEVITDYAREESMDLIVMGARGRSAVGKFLLGDVAGKVARHATTPVMLVRPDE
- a CDS encoding dihydrodipicolinate synthase family protein; translated protein: MPTLDSSFTGVLCPIVTPLADGEVDEEALTSLTEFILDGGVDGLFPCGTTGEFASLAPEQRSQVISTVVEASGDAPVIAGAAGTSVPETLARIEEAEAAGADAAAIVGPYFHTANDREGTQRFFEAVADESALPLFLYNIPMYVGDAIDAETVGALAEHDSIRGMKDTSGDLSYFLSVDRQTHEEFVLMQGFDTLLVPALRMGSNGGVHALGNVIPEVFAELLDTADDERGAELQSEAIAPLFELCVEYGFAPATKTALVHRDVIPSEEVKPPLVELDEDAKAEIGEAVDRALEI